The nucleotide sequence AAGAATGAAGGAAGCAGAataaatgctgaaaaagaaaaggccCCTCTTTCCCTTCGGCGCGCCACTGAAGATCCTGGTGTCGCCATGGGCCGCCGCCCCGCCCGTTGTTACCGGTATTGTAAGAACAAGCCGTACCCAAAGTCTCGCTTCTGCCGAGGTGTCCCTGATGTCAAGATTCGCATCTTTGACCTGGGGCGGAAGAAGGCAAAAGTGGATGAGTTTCCGCTCTGTGGCCACATGGTGTCAGATGAATATGAGCAGCTGTCCTCTGAAGCCCTGGAGGCTGCCCGAATTTGTGCCAATAAGTACATGGTAAAAAGTTGTGGCAAGGATGGCTTCCATATCCGGGTGCGGCTCCACCCCTTCCACGTCATCTGCATCAACAAGATGTTGTCCTGTGCTGGGGCTGACAGGCTCCAAACGGGCATGCGAGGTGCTTTTGGAAAGCCCCGGGGCACTGTGGCCAGGGTTCACATTGGCCAAGTTATCATGTCCATCTGCACCAAGCTGCAGAACAAGGAGCATGTGATTGAGGCCCTGCGCAGGGCCAAGTTCAAGTTTCCTGGCCGCCAGAAGATCCACATCTCAAAGAAGTGGGGCTTCACCAAGTTCAATGCTGATGAATTTGAAGACATGGTGGCTGAAAAGCGGCTCATCCCAGATGGCTGTGGGGTCAAGTACATCCCCAATCGTGGTCCTCTGGACAAATGGCAGGCCCTGCACTCATGAGGGCTTCCAATATGCTGCCCCCACTTAATACTCACCAATAAATTCTACttcctgtccaaaaaaaaaaaaaaaaaaaaaaaaggcccactACTTCCTAAATTCCAAAGCCTCTGTCGTAATACTACAAAACGTCTCTGAGAGAAATTAAGGAAGACTTAAATAAAGTATATACTATGTTTGTGGATTGCAAGGTGTTAATCGTTAAGATGTCAGTTGTCCCCAAATTAAAGTGTAGACTCAGTACAGTGTCTGTCATGATCCcagcagacatttttaaaaaattgacaagaCGGTTGTACAGTTTACGTGGAAATGCAGAGGGCCTTGGAATAGCTTAATCAGTCTTGTAGAAGAACAGAGTCAGGAGATTGACATTACTGGTTTCAGGAGTTTCTATGAAACCTATCGAGACGGAGGTGTTAGCGTAGTGATAGGCAAATAGACTGATGGAATAGAGTAGATTTTCCAAAATAGACTCACCCTTATTTGGCTAATTGGTTTTTGGCAGAGATCCAAGCAATCCAATagcaaggtttttgtttgttttctttttttattttatttatttattttttttttgagacagagtctcgctctgtcgcccaggctggagtgcaatggccggatctcagctcactgcaagctctgcctcccgggtttacgccgttctcctgcctcagcctcctgagtagctgggactacaggcgcctgccacctcgcccggctagttttttgtattttttagtagagacgggtttcaccgtgttggccaggatggtctcgatctcctgacctcgtgatccacctgtctcagcctcccaaagtgctgggattacaggcttgagccaccgcacccggcctgtttgtttgttttctgagagtcagggtctcactctgttgcccaggttggagtgcagtgccacgatcataacttactgcagcctcaaactcctggactcaagcaatcctccttcctcagcctccttagtagctgggagaacagggatgagccaccatgccctgctcgaAAAAGCGAAGTTTTGAGAAATTGTTCTGGAACATGTGGATATTCCTATGGGAAAAAAGTGAACCCTACTTCATACCACGCACACAAATTAACTGGAGATGAATCAGAGACCTAAACATAATGGCTAAAACTATGCAGCTCCTGTAAGAAAATATACCGTGATTGAAAGACAGCCAAGATTTCTTAGACAAGACGCAAGGATTTCTTCGGACACAGGACAGAGCCAGGATGCGACTGAAGAAAGATGTGATAAATTAGGTTTTATTAAATTAAAGGTGAATGCTCGaatatcattaagaaaatgaaaagccgAGCTAGAGACTGGGGGAAGAATCACAAAACATATCcgtatccagaatatgtaaagaactcacTGAATTCAGTAAGAAGACAGACAACCAAATTTTAGAAATGGACAAAAGTCTTGAATAGACGCTTCATAAAGGAAGGTAGACAGTAAGGACACAGAAGATCCTTCGGCAGCGTTAGCCATCAGAAAAGTGCCAAATAGAACCACAGTTCTGTTTCACTCCACAGGCACTCCAGGGGCTGGATGGAAAAAGACTggcaacaggccgggcgcggtggctcaagcctgtaatcccagcactttgggaggccgagacgggcggatcacgaggtcaggagatcgagaccatcctggctaacacggtgaaaccccgtctctactaaaatacaaaaaaaactagccaggcgaggtagcgggcgcctgtggtcccagctactcgggaggctgaggcaggagaatggcgtgaacccgggaggcggagcttgcagtgagctgagatccggccactgcactccagcctgggcgacagagcgagactccgtctcaaaaaaaaaaaaaagactggcaaCAGCAGAAGCTGACCAGGATGTGGAGCAGCTGGGGCTGGTGAGCGCTGCTGGCTGGGGGTGTGGAATGCACCCACTTTAGAAAAACATTTGTCAGCTGCTTATGAGGTTGAGTCTAGACCTTCTCGTTGaccagcagttccactcctagtGGAATTTAgtttccaaaggaaaagaaagcctgTGTAACCCCCCCACCCACCACACATGCGtgcacaggcgcacacacacacacaacttgaATGCTCATATAACAGattttattcacaataaccaaaaactTGGaggcaacccaaatgtccgtcaagAAGGAGAATGGGTAACCTGTTGTTATTCATGCCGTGGATTATTACTCGGCAGTAAACAGGAATGAGCTGCAGATGTGGGCAAGTCGGAATGGATGTCTCAAAGACCCGATGTTgagggaaagaagccaggcacgAAAACTAATGCACGACGCCATTGACATTCTACTGCAGACAAGGCTCGTCTGTGGTGAAGAACAGTCAGAAGGGTGGTTGCTGGGGGCAGGAAAGAGATTGATGGGCAAGGGCAGGAGCTCCGGTGAGATGAAAGTgctctctggccgggcgcggtggctcaagcctgtaatcccagcactttgggaggccgagatgggaggatcacgaggtcaggagatcgagaccatcctggctaacacggtgaaaccccgtctctactaaaaaaatacaaaaaactagctgggcgaggtggtaagcacctgtagtcccagctactcgggaggctgaggcaggagaatggcgggaatccgggaggcggagcttgcagtgagctgagatccggccactgcactccagcctgggctacagagccagactccgtgtcaaaaaaaatgaaatgaaaagaaagtgcTCTCTGATGTGGGAGGGCATGAGTGACCCAGGTGTATTCACTTGTCAGAAAGTTACCACTACGGGTGTATTTTGATCCTTAAAAAGCTTAGCAAAAATACTGTGAAAACCCTATGCTTGCCATTTCTTACCAAGCTTGAGATGCAGCAGGTGCTACATAGATGTGGACTGGTACCTAGAGCCCAGAGTGACAGTTCTGACTGGGCCAGGGAAGAGGGAGGTGGGCGGGGCACTCTGCCTTTCACACCCCTTTTCTAGGTCCACCTGGGCTTCAAAGCAGCATCTTTCGAGTCTCATCTGTTCAGGAAGATTCTGATCATCCCAGCCTTCCCCGTCCTCTCCCTCCTTAATATGTTTGGGCTCGGGATGGAGCTCATGCCTCCTGCATCCCGGGATCGTGGATTGTATCCTGTATTTCCCGGAATACACTCAGGCCTTGTCAGAGCCAGGCACGTCATCGAGAACTCAGTAAATGGCAGTGCTAGGCCAGTGCGGTGGGAGGCACGAGCGAAGGATGTGTGTCCATGACATCCGAGAGACCTGCAGCAGCCTAGGCTGGGTTTCCCCTCTGCA is from Macaca mulatta isolate MMU2019108-1 chromosome 15, T2T-MMU8v2.0, whole genome shotgun sequence and encodes:
- the LOC106993579 gene encoding large ribosomal subunit protein uL16 isoform X2, which codes for MGRRPARCYRYCKNKPYPKSRFCRGVPDLSSEALEAARICANKYMVKSCGKDGFHIRVRLHPFHVICINKMLSCAGADRLQTGMRGAFGKPRGTVARVHIGQVIMSICTKLQNKEHVIEALRRAKFKFPGRQKIHISKKWGFTKFNADEFEDMVAEKRLIPDGCGVKYIPNRGPLDKWQALHS
- the LOC106993579 gene encoding large ribosomal subunit protein uL16 isoform X1; this translates as MGRRPARCYRYCKNKPYPKSRFCRGVPDVKIRIFDLGRKKAKVDEFPLCGHMVSDEYEQLSSEALEAARICANKYMVKSCGKDGFHIRVRLHPFHVICINKMLSCAGADRLQTGMRGAFGKPRGTVARVHIGQVIMSICTKLQNKEHVIEALRRAKFKFPGRQKIHISKKWGFTKFNADEFEDMVAEKRLIPDGCGVKYIPNRGPLDKWQALHS